The sequence ACCACTTATCCGTCGCCACCGCCACCGTTACTACCACCACCGTCGCCACCACCGCCTTCACCAAAGAAAACACCACCCTCTCAGTATTGTCCGCCACCACCACCGTCATCGTTCATATACATCACGGGGCCGCCGGGGAACTTGTATCCGGTCGACGAGAATTTCAGCGGAGCCACCAGCCATCACCGGAGCTTCGCCGCCGTGTTGATGCCACTTTTG comes from Glycine soja cultivar W05 chromosome 20, ASM419377v2, whole genome shotgun sequence and encodes:
- the LOC114401376 gene encoding classical arabinogalactan protein 5-like → MLIKGHQIKAPILVLNLFLVLICSTASSVNVVESRKLDETTPVPATNGTEEKCGSCGGTTYPSPPPPLLPPPSPPPPSPKKTPPSQYCPPPPPSSFIYITGPPGNLYPVDENFSGATSHHRSFAAVLMPLLVGLFSTLAFL